The Candidatus Binatia bacterium genome has a window encoding:
- a CDS encoding MBL fold metallo-hydrolase translates to MTTTNSQSGTCVDEIADGIYRIHTPLKLPDGTGFSFNQYLVADDAPLLYHTGPRRMFELVREAVAHVLPVENLRHVAYSHFEADECGSLNDWLAAAPAASPVCGRIGAMTSAPDFADRPPHALDDGEVLVTGRHRLRWFDTPHLPHGWDCGLMMEETTGTLLCGDLFTQPGAEHDAIIESDILGPSEAFRRSLDYFAHATGTGAMLERLACAAPRTMACMHGSAWRGDGARLLRELAASLAS, encoded by the coding sequence ATGACCACGACGAACAGCCAGTCCGGAACCTGCGTCGACGAGATCGCCGACGGGATCTACAGGATCCACACGCCGCTCAAGTTGCCGGATGGGACCGGGTTTTCGTTCAACCAGTACCTGGTCGCCGACGACGCGCCGCTGCTCTATCACACGGGGCCCCGGCGGATGTTCGAGCTGGTCCGGGAGGCGGTTGCCCACGTGCTGCCGGTCGAAAACCTGCGGCACGTCGCGTACTCCCATTTCGAGGCGGACGAGTGCGGGTCGCTCAACGACTGGCTCGCGGCGGCTCCGGCCGCTTCGCCGGTTTGCGGCCGCATCGGCGCGATGACGTCGGCTCCGGATTTCGCCGATCGGCCGCCGCACGCGCTCGACGACGGGGAAGTCCTCGTCACCGGCCGCCATCGGCTGCGCTGGTTCGACACGCCTCATCTTCCCCACGGCTGGGACTGCGGGCTCATGATGGAAGAGACGACGGGAACGCTTCTTTGCGGAGACCTGTTCACGCAACCCGGCGCCGAGCACGACGCGATCATCGAGAGCGACATCCTCGGACCGAGCGAAGCATTCCGCCGCTCGCTCGATTACTTCGCGCACGCGACCGGGACGGGCGCCATGCTCGAACGACTGGCCTGCGCGGCGCCGCGCACGATGGCCTGCATGCACGGCAGCGCCTGGCGCGGCGACGGCGCAAGGCTGCTTCGCGAGCTGGCCGCCTCGCTCGCCTCCTGA
- a CDS encoding NADH:flavin oxidoreductase, with the protein MTLSQQDGGAAAIVKIAKIPTAVPAARAAERPLLARALSPASLGPLQLRNRIIKTATYEGMTPHGMPSPALLRHHEEIALGGVAMTTVAYCAVSPDGRTFEEQMWMREAIVPALSELVSAVHRRGAAVSLQLGHCGYFSRNTQLPGRRSVGPSRLLNEYGLLSGIPFSRAMSDSDLRATAGDYAKAAVLARRAGFDALELHFGHGYLLSQFLSPATNRRSDRYGGSLENRLRFPLEVLRAVRDSVGSATPLVAKTNLRDGFRGGLEIDEAVAVCRALEREGIDAIELTGGFTSRTPFYLFRGKAPLKEMIEVEKSRLHRIALRLFGRRAIRDYPFEELFFLPLARKVRESVRVPLVLLGGCLSTASLEAAMREGFDFVAMGRALIADPDLVVRMADGRAERSRCTSCNRCVAEMDRGGVRCVLG; encoded by the coding sequence TTGACCCTCTCGCAGCAGGACGGCGGTGCTGCCGCGATCGTGAAGATCGCGAAGATCCCGACTGCCGTTCCCGCCGCTCGGGCGGCCGAGCGTCCGCTGCTGGCCAGGGCCCTGTCACCGGCGTCGCTCGGCCCGCTGCAACTGCGCAACCGCATCATCAAGACGGCGACCTACGAAGGCATGACGCCGCACGGCATGCCTTCGCCGGCGCTGCTGCGGCATCACGAAGAAATCGCGCTCGGCGGCGTCGCGATGACGACGGTGGCCTACTGCGCAGTGTCACCGGACGGTCGCACGTTCGAAGAGCAGATGTGGATGCGCGAGGCGATCGTACCGGCGCTCTCGGAGCTGGTCTCGGCCGTGCACCGCCGGGGCGCGGCGGTTTCCTTGCAGCTCGGCCACTGCGGCTACTTCAGCCGCAATACGCAGCTTCCGGGGCGCCGCTCCGTCGGTCCATCGCGGCTTCTGAACGAGTACGGGCTTCTGTCGGGCATTCCGTTCTCGCGCGCGATGAGCGACAGCGACCTTCGCGCAACCGCCGGCGATTACGCGAAGGCCGCCGTGCTGGCGCGGCGCGCGGGTTTTGACGCTCTCGAGCTTCACTTCGGGCACGGCTACCTGCTGAGCCAGTTTCTTTCGCCCGCGACCAACCGGCGCAGCGACCGTTACGGCGGAAGCCTCGAGAATCGACTTCGCTTTCCGCTCGAGGTGCTGCGCGCGGTGCGTGACAGCGTCGGCAGCGCTACGCCGCTGGTGGCAAAGACCAACCTTCGCGACGGCTTTCGCGGCGGCCTGGAAATCGACGAGGCCGTCGCCGTCTGCCGCGCGCTCGAGCGCGAGGGGATCGATGCGATCGAACTGACCGGCGGCTTCACCAGCCGCACGCCGTTCTACCTTTTTCGCGGCAAGGCGCCGCTGAAGGAGATGATCGAAGTCGAAAAGAGCCGTCTCCACCGCATCGCGCTGCGCCTGTTCGGCCGCCGGGCCATCCGCGACTATCCTTTCGAGGAGCTGTTTTTCCTTCCGCTGGCCCGCAAGGTGCGCGAGAGCGTGCGCGTACCGCTCGTGCTTCTCGGCGGCTGCCTTTCGACCGCGAGCCTGGAGGCGGCGATGCGCGAAGGATTCGATTTCGTCGCGATGGGAAGGGCGCTGATCGCCGATCCCGACCTCGTCGTGCGCATGGCCGACGGAAGGGCCGAGCGCTCGCGCTGCACCTCGTGCAACCGCTGCGTCGCCGAGATGGACCGCGGCGGGGTGCGCTGCGTCCTCGGCTGA
- a CDS encoding GNAT family N-acetyltransferase has protein sequence MPSIAVRDLRPSDVPAAAALLAAAQRRALESAPASLRIGERYLDVAPCRSVIEQLIASPRASAVVAERSGALCGFLAGERQLFAPEDFASIYAEPRSTNVPLHGHAVVPGPEAWRIHEELYAALAAPWIADGFFVHNVAISALDAAGADAWGHLGFGRKSVCAVRAVSRPADAPRGASGVTIEEVRGRDDEVLEAFHRRLMEFQTGSPMFWPYTGESDARVRSVRRDALTSGQGFAYIARDRAGTPLGSLLFVPSVFLSPLLVCERMVYLWEGFVEETRRRSGVGTLLLDHATQCLAERGIRWCALHYVSGNPGGGRFWPARGFSPVEYVMHRHVDERIAWAKGPRA, from the coding sequence ATGCCCTCCATTGCTGTTCGCGATTTGAGGCCGTCGGACGTTCCCGCGGCCGCCGCGCTGCTGGCCGCCGCCCAGAGGCGTGCGCTCGAGTCTGCGCCGGCCTCGCTGCGGATCGGCGAGCGCTACCTCGACGTGGCGCCGTGCCGCAGTGTCATCGAGCAGCTCATCGCGTCGCCGCGCGCATCGGCCGTGGTCGCCGAGCGCAGCGGAGCGCTCTGCGGCTTTCTCGCCGGCGAGCGCCAGCTTTTCGCTCCCGAGGATTTCGCGTCGATCTACGCCGAGCCGCGCTCGACGAACGTCCCGCTGCACGGGCATGCCGTGGTTCCCGGACCCGAGGCATGGCGGATCCACGAAGAGCTGTACGCCGCGCTTGCCGCGCCGTGGATCGCCGACGGATTCTTCGTGCACAACGTCGCGATCAGCGCTCTCGATGCGGCCGGCGCCGATGCATGGGGCCACCTCGGATTCGGGCGAAAATCGGTGTGCGCCGTGCGCGCCGTGTCGCGACCGGCGGACGCTCCGCGTGGGGCGAGCGGCGTCACGATCGAAGAGGTGCGAGGCCGTGACGACGAAGTCCTCGAGGCGTTCCATCGCCGTCTCATGGAATTCCAGACGGGATCCCCGATGTTCTGGCCCTACACGGGCGAGTCGGATGCGCGCGTTCGAAGCGTGCGCCGCGACGCGCTGACCAGCGGGCAGGGGTTCGCGTACATCGCCCGTGACCGCGCCGGCACGCCGCTCGGCTCGCTGCTGTTCGTCCCGTCGGTGTTCCTGTCACCGCTGCTCGTCTGCGAGCGGATGGTTTACCTGTGGGAAGGCTTCGTCGAGGAAACCCGCCGCCGAAGCGGCGTCGGAACCCTGCTGCTGGACCACGCCACCCAGTGCCTGGCCGAGCGCGGGATCCGATGGTGCGCGCTGCACTACGTCTCGGGCAATCCCGGCGGCGGCCGCTTCTGGCCTGCCCGTGGTTTTTCGCCGGTCGAATACGTGATGCACCGCCACGTCGACGAGCGCATCGCCTGGGCGAAGGGGCCGCGGGCTTGA
- a CDS encoding M18 family aminopeptidase — MPPVDPPFRPPHMPDVVDLMSFLDASPTPYHAVAEAARRLEAAGFRNLREQDAWDLGEAERAYVVRGGGSIAAFVVGEREPAESGFRIIGAHSDSPNLRLKPRPDVKAHGYRQLAVEPYGGVLLHTWLDRDLALAGRVSIAAGEEPLTLLVDLHRAVARIPNLAIHLYRELRSDGLKLNEQTHMAPLIGLDSRADLATLLAAELEAIGEDDVEADDILGFDLMFYDLAGATIGGVGDDFLFSGRLDNLASSHASLTALIRASQRGPQAPFTRVIVLHDHEEVGSRSAQGAGGTFLLDVLDRLATLSGGGDPEAKARAISRSVLVSADMAHAVHPNYADRHEPGHRPMIGGGPVLKFNAGLAYATDAETAAMFASACRRADVPLQHFVSRSDLACGSTIGPISAARVGLRTVDVGTPMMSMHSCREMCGTADIEPMIRALTAFLEPAE; from the coding sequence ATGCCCCCTGTCGATCCGCCTTTCCGGCCCCCGCACATGCCCGACGTCGTCGACCTGATGAGCTTTCTCGATGCGTCCCCCACGCCTTACCACGCCGTGGCCGAGGCGGCGCGCAGGCTGGAGGCGGCCGGCTTCCGCAATCTTCGCGAACAGGATGCCTGGGACCTGGGCGAGGCCGAGCGCGCCTACGTCGTGCGCGGCGGAGGCAGCATCGCCGCCTTCGTCGTCGGCGAGCGCGAGCCGGCCGAGTCGGGATTCCGCATCATCGGCGCCCACAGCGACTCTCCGAACCTTCGCCTCAAGCCTCGCCCCGACGTGAAAGCGCACGGCTACCGCCAGCTCGCCGTCGAGCCTTACGGCGGCGTGCTTCTTCATACCTGGCTCGATCGCGACCTCGCGCTGGCAGGCCGCGTCAGCATCGCGGCCGGCGAAGAGCCTCTTACGCTGCTCGTCGATCTTCACCGCGCGGTCGCGCGCATTCCGAACCTTGCGATCCACCTTTACCGCGAGCTGAGGAGCGACGGCCTCAAGCTGAACGAGCAGACGCACATGGCTCCGCTGATCGGACTCGACAGCCGCGCCGATCTTGCAACCCTTCTTGCGGCCGAGCTCGAAGCCATCGGCGAGGACGACGTCGAAGCGGACGACATCCTCGGCTTCGATCTCATGTTCTACGATCTTGCCGGCGCGACGATCGGCGGAGTCGGCGACGATTTCCTGTTCTCGGGCCGGCTCGACAACCTCGCTTCTTCGCACGCGTCGCTGACCGCGTTGATCCGCGCGAGCCAGCGCGGCCCGCAGGCGCCGTTCACCCGTGTCATCGTGCTCCACGACCATGAAGAGGTCGGCAGCCGCAGCGCCCAGGGCGCCGGCGGCACCTTCCTCCTCGACGTGCTCGACCGCCTCGCGACGCTCTCCGGAGGCGGCGATCCGGAAGCGAAGGCGCGCGCGATCTCGCGCTCCGTGCTGGTTTCGGCCGACATGGCGCACGCGGTGCATCCCAACTACGCCGATCGCCACGAGCCCGGGCACAGGCCGATGATCGGCGGGGGTCCGGTGCTCAAGTTCAACGCCGGCCTCGCGTACGCGACCGACGCCGAGACGGCCGCGATGTTCGCGTCGGCGTGCCGCCGCGCCGACGTGCCGCTGCAGCATTTCGTCTCGCGCAGCGACCTTGCGTGCGGCTCGACGATCGGGCCGATCAGTGCCGCTCGTGTCGGGCTTCGCACGGTGGACGTCGGCACGCCGATGATGTCGATGCATTCGTGCCGCGAGATGTGCGGCACTGCCGACATCGAGCCGATGATCCGCGCGCTCACCGCGTTCCTGGAGCCCGCCGAGTAG
- a CDS encoding alpha/beta hydrolase, with translation MGGAPKWFTDALAHLPEERSVEVEGCTIRYLRWGEVGRPGLLLVHGGAAHSRWWSFLAPLLAHDYCVAALDLSGHGESGRRTLYPREIWAMEAVAVAEDAGLRKSGPPIIVGHSLGGLVTIVAASLYGDRMAGAVIVDSPVQRPDPESQEGRQGRAFRNPKVYATLEEAVTHFHLIPFQPCDNPWIVDHVARNSLKKVDGGWTWKFDPVVFERVSLKPMSDYLADTRCRIAILRGELSDLVPPETGQYMYELLDRNAPVIEIPQAHHHLILDQPLAFIAALRAVLADWEHSLPRKGKAPPGP, from the coding sequence GTGGGCGGCGCACCGAAGTGGTTCACCGACGCGCTGGCTCACCTGCCCGAAGAGCGAAGCGTCGAGGTCGAAGGCTGCACGATCCGTTATCTCCGCTGGGGCGAAGTCGGGCGGCCCGGCCTGCTGCTCGTGCACGGCGGTGCGGCCCACTCGCGGTGGTGGAGCTTTCTTGCTCCGCTGCTCGCGCACGACTACTGCGTCGCGGCGCTCGACCTGAGCGGACACGGCGAGAGCGGAAGGCGCACCCTCTACCCGCGCGAGATCTGGGCGATGGAGGCAGTCGCGGTCGCCGAGGACGCCGGCCTGAGAAAGAGCGGGCCGCCGATCATCGTCGGCCACAGCCTCGGCGGGCTCGTCACCATCGTCGCGGCCTCCCTTTACGGCGACCGCATGGCCGGCGCGGTGATCGTCGACTCTCCGGTGCAAAGGCCGGACCCCGAAAGCCAGGAAGGACGCCAGGGACGCGCCTTCCGCAACCCCAAGGTCTATGCGACGCTGGAAGAAGCCGTCACGCACTTCCACCTGATCCCGTTCCAGCCTTGCGACAATCCGTGGATCGTCGACCACGTCGCGCGCAATTCGCTGAAAAAGGTGGACGGGGGCTGGACGTGGAAGTTCGACCCCGTCGTCTTCGAGCGCGTCTCGCTCAAGCCCATGAGCGATTACCTGGCCGATACGCGCTGCCGCATCGCCATCCTGCGCGGGGAGCTGAGCGACCTGGTGCCGCCAGAGACCGGGCAGTACATGTACGAGCTTCTCGACCGCAACGCGCCCGTGATCGAGATCCCGCAGGCCCACCACCACCTCATTCTCGACCAGCCGCTGGCGTTCATCGCCGCGCTGAGGGCGGTGCTGGCCGACTGGGAACACTCCCTTCCGCGCAAGGGCAAGGCACCGCCGGGGCCCTAG
- a CDS encoding pitrilysin family protein has translation MPVKALLVAAAVCLLIGSRAAVAAPAATDPSAVARATLDNGLRIIAVRNTLAPVVATALNYDVGSDESPAGFPGTAHALEHMMFRGNPALSAEQLADIGTLLGGNFNANTRESLTQYVFTVPAEDLGVVLSIEAARMQGILATKDSWTKERGAIEQEVAADFSEPFEVLHTRLRARMFAATPYEHDALGTRPSFDKTSAAMLADFYGHWYAPNNALLVMVGDIEPEAAIAKAREVFGSIPRKSLPPRPAVELRPLKPERVTMPSDQSDAASVVALRAPGTDSPDYAAFEVLCDVLASHRFDLYGLAAAGKAVDASFEIEPMPKAGLAWSVVTFPAGGDAAGIERDVRTILQRVARDGVPAELVAAAKLQERREGEFAKNSIADLASVWSDAVELYGLSSPDEDIERIDKVSVEDVNRVARKYLDVDHSIHALLVPSKSGAPVIASGKVGGKETIDLGEAPATKLPGWAENLLHHLDVPASTLHPVVSTLANGVTLIVQQEDISDTVSVYGRVRSRAEVEVAQGKEGVAELLDDLFEYGTDKRDRLSLESALDELGATEKAGTDFSIRLLSSDFERGVDLLAEHELHPALPQPDFERLRERATRTVAARNASPGFLNQHALRHALFPETDPLQRHSTPQTVQALTIDDVRDYYRTTIRPDLATIVVVGKVTPEEASRVITKSFGSWSASGPRPDVDLPPAPQNAPGQASVPDASRVQDEVTLAQTLDMARSNPEYYALELGNRVLGGGFYSSRLSVDLRKNGGLVYDVGSHIQAGRTRSVYIAHYACDAANVSTAGDLIVRDLRQMQNSPVSDDELARAKSLVLRQIPLADASIEALAHGLLQRRDLDLPLDEPTVAARRYVALTPEDVRAAFAKWMRPGDLVRVTQGPAPH, from the coding sequence ATGCCTGTAAAAGCCCTTCTTGTCGCCGCCGCTGTCTGCCTGCTGATCGGCTCGCGCGCCGCCGTGGCCGCACCGGCGGCGACCGACCCATCCGCTGTCGCGCGCGCGACGCTCGACAACGGGCTTCGCATCATCGCCGTGCGCAACACGCTCGCGCCCGTGGTGGCCACTGCGCTGAACTACGACGTCGGCTCCGATGAGTCGCCGGCCGGTTTCCCCGGCACCGCGCACGCGCTCGAGCACATGATGTTCCGGGGAAACCCGGCGCTTTCGGCCGAGCAGCTCGCCGACATCGGCACGCTGCTCGGCGGAAACTTCAACGCCAATACGCGCGAGAGCCTGACCCAGTACGTGTTCACGGTGCCTGCCGAGGACCTCGGGGTCGTGCTCAGCATCGAGGCCGCGCGGATGCAGGGCATCCTGGCAACGAAGGATTCGTGGACCAAGGAGCGCGGCGCGATCGAGCAGGAAGTCGCCGCGGATTTTTCCGAGCCTTTCGAGGTCCTGCACACCAGGCTGCGCGCCCGGATGTTTGCCGCAACGCCGTACGAGCACGACGCGCTCGGAACGCGCCCCTCGTTCGACAAGACCAGTGCGGCAATGCTCGCGGACTTCTACGGCCACTGGTACGCGCCCAACAACGCGCTGCTGGTGATGGTCGGCGACATCGAGCCGGAAGCGGCCATCGCCAAGGCGCGGGAGGTCTTCGGATCGATTCCTCGAAAATCGTTGCCGCCGCGGCCGGCCGTCGAGCTTCGCCCGCTCAAGCCGGAGCGAGTCACGATGCCGTCGGACCAGAGCGACGCGGCGTCGGTCGTGGCGCTTCGTGCACCCGGCACCGACAGTCCCGACTATGCGGCGTTCGAGGTTCTTTGCGACGTGCTCGCCAGCCACCGCTTCGACCTTTACGGCCTGGCTGCCGCGGGAAAAGCCGTCGACGCGAGCTTCGAGATCGAGCCGATGCCGAAGGCCGGCCTGGCCTGGTCCGTCGTGACGTTTCCGGCCGGGGGCGACGCTGCGGGCATCGAGCGCGACGTGCGCACGATCCTGCAGCGAGTCGCGCGCGACGGCGTTCCCGCGGAGCTGGTGGCCGCGGCCAAGCTGCAGGAGAGGCGCGAAGGCGAGTTCGCGAAGAATTCGATCGCCGACCTCGCCTCGGTGTGGTCGGATGCCGTCGAGCTGTACGGCCTTTCGTCACCGGACGAAGACATCGAGCGCATCGACAAGGTCAGCGTGGAGGACGTCAACCGCGTAGCGCGCAAATACCTCGACGTCGATCATTCGATCCACGCGCTTCTCGTCCCGAGCAAGTCCGGTGCTCCCGTGATCGCCAGCGGCAAGGTGGGCGGCAAGGAGACGATCGACCTCGGCGAGGCGCCTGCGACGAAGCTGCCGGGCTGGGCCGAAAACCTGCTGCACCACCTCGACGTGCCTGCTTCCACGCTGCACCCGGTGGTGAGCACGCTCGCCAACGGCGTCACGCTCATCGTCCAGCAGGAGGACATCAGCGACACCGTCAGCGTCTACGGCCGTGTCCGCAGCCGTGCCGAGGTGGAGGTTGCGCAAGGCAAGGAAGGCGTCGCCGAGCTTCTCGACGACCTGTTCGAATACGGCACCGATAAACGCGACCGCCTCTCGCTCGAGAGCGCCCTCGACGAGCTCGGCGCCACCGAGAAGGCAGGCACCGATTTTTCGATTCGCCTGCTGTCGTCCGACTTCGAGCGCGGCGTCGATCTTCTCGCCGAGCACGAGCTTCATCCTGCGCTTCCACAGCCGGACTTCGAGCGGCTTCGCGAGCGCGCGACCCGCACCGTTGCCGCCAGGAACGCCAGTCCCGGATTTCTCAACCAGCATGCGCTGAGGCACGCACTGTTCCCGGAAACCGACCCGCTGCAGCGGCACTCGACTCCGCAGACCGTGCAAGCGCTGACGATCGACGACGTGCGCGATTACTATCGAACGACGATCCGCCCCGACCTGGCGACCATCGTCGTCGTCGGCAAGGTCACGCCGGAAGAGGCTTCGCGGGTGATCACGAAGAGCTTCGGTTCCTGGTCGGCCTCGGGACCGAGGCCCGACGTCGACCTGCCGCCTGCTCCGCAGAATGCTCCCGGACAGGCGAGCGTGCCCGACGCTTCGCGCGTGCAGGACGAAGTGACGCTGGCTCAGACGCTCGACATGGCGCGCTCCAACCCGGAGTACTACGCGCTCGAGCTCGGCAACCGCGTGCTCGGAGGCGGGTTCTACTCCTCGCGCCTGAGCGTCGACCTGCGCAAGAACGGCGGCCTCGTCTACGACGTCGGCTCCCATATCCAGGCCGGTCGCACGCGCAGCGTCTACATCGCACACTACGCCTGCGACGCGGCCAACGTATCGACGGCCGGCGACCTCATCGTGCGCGATCTGCGCCAGATGCAGAATTCGCCGGTCTCGGACGACGAGCTGGCTCGTGCCAAATCCCTCGTCCTGCGCCAGATCCCGCTGGCCGATGCCAGCATCGAAGCGCTGGCGCACGGCCTCCTGCAGCGTCGCGATCTCGATCTTCCGCTGGACGAGCCGACCGTCGCCGCGCGCCGCTACGTTGCGCTGACTCCGGAGGACGTGCGCGCCGCGTTCGCGAAATGGATGCGACCGGGCGACCTGGTGCGCGTCACGCAGGGACCGGCGCCGCACTGA
- the mscL gene encoding large-conductance mechanosensitive channel protein MscL: MFKEFRDFAMRGNVVDMAVGIVIGAAFGKIVASMVSDLLMPPIGLVLGGVDFSNLFVVLRTNAAKPGPFLSLGDAQAAGAVTLNYGLFINQIVSFTIVAFALFMVIKGMNSLRREDPQPAPAATEKDCPQCATRIPLAARRCPHCTSQI; this comes from the coding sequence ATGTTCAAGGAATTCCGTGATTTCGCGATGCGCGGCAACGTCGTCGACATGGCCGTCGGCATCGTCATCGGCGCGGCGTTCGGCAAGATCGTCGCGAGCATGGTCTCGGACCTGCTGATGCCGCCGATCGGGCTGGTGCTCGGCGGCGTCGATTTCAGCAATCTTTTCGTCGTGCTGCGGACCAATGCCGCCAAGCCCGGGCCGTTCCTGTCACTGGGCGATGCCCAGGCCGCAGGGGCAGTGACGCTGAACTACGGGTTGTTCATCAATCAGATCGTCAGCTTCACGATCGTCGCGTTTGCGCTGTTCATGGTCATCAAGGGCATGAACTCGTTGCGCCGCGAGGATCCCCAGCCCGCGCCGGCCGCCACGGAGAAAGACTGTCCCCAGTGCGCGACGCGGATCCCGCTCGCGGCCAGGCGCTGCCCGCACTGCACGTCGCAGATCTGA